From Pseudomonas fluorescens:
CAGCACGCCCATGCCCACCAGGTTGGAACGGTGAATCCGTTCGAAACTCTCGGCGATCACCGCCTTGACGCCCAGCAGGTTGGTGCCCTTGGCGGCCCAGTCGCGGCTTGACCCGGTGCCGTATTCCTGGCCGGCGATCACCACCAGTGGCGTGCCGCTGGCCTGGTACTGCATGGCGGCGTCGTAGATCGACATTTTCTCGCCCGTGGGGATATACAGCGTGTTGCCGCCTTCTTCGCCACCGAGCATTTCATTGCGGATACGGATATTGGCGAACGTGCCGCGCATCATCACTTCGTGGTTGCCCCGGCGTGAGCCGTAGGAGTTGAAGTCGCGCGGTTCCACACCCTGTTCACGCAGGTAGCGGCCGGCAGGGCTGTCGGCCTTGATATTGCCGGCCGGGGAGATGTGGTCTGTGGTCACCGAGTCGCCCAGCAGCGCCAGCACGTTGGCGCTCTTGATGTCTTTGATCACCGGCAGTGGCCCGCCAATGTCATCGAAGAACGGTGGGTGCTGGATGTAGGTGGAGTCCTTCTGCCACACGTAGGTCGCGGCTTGCGGCACTTCGATTGCTTGCCACTGCTCGTCACCGGCAAACACTTCGGCGTATTCCTTGTGGAACATGACGGTGCTGACCTGGGCCACGGCGTCGGCGATTTCCTGGCTGCTCGGCCAGATGTCCTTGAGGTACACCGGATTGCCATCCTGGTCGTTACCCAAAGGCTCGCTGCTGATATCGATGCGTACCGTGCCGGCCAGGGCATAGGCCACCACCAGGGGCGGGGAGGCCAGCCAGTTGGTTTTCACCAGCGGGTGCACGCGGCCTTCGAAGTTACGGTTGCCGGACAGCACCGAAGCGACGGCGAGGTCGGCTTTCTGGATGGCTTTTTCAATCGGCTCGGGCAACGGCCCGGAGTTGCCGATACAGGTGGTGCAACCGTAGCCCACCAGGTCGAAGCCGAGCTTGTCGAGGTATTGGGTAAGACCGGCGGCCTTGTAGTAGTCGGTGACCACCTTGGAACCCGGCGCCAACGAGGTTTTTACCCAGGGCTTGCGGGTGAGACCTTTCTCCACGGCCTTTTTTGCCACCAGCCCGGCAGCCATCATCACGCTGGGGTTGGAGGTGTTGGTGCAAGAGGTGATGGCGGCGATCACCACGGCGCCGTTTTTCAGGCGATAGGTGTGGCCGTCGTCCTCATAGTCGGTTTCGCCGACCAGATCGGCATTGCCCACGGCGACACCACCGCCGCCTTCACTTTCCAGGCGGCCTTCTTCCTTGTTGGTGGGTTTGAATTGCAGGTCGAGGAAGTCACTGAAGGCTTGGCCGACATTGGGCAGCGATACCCGGTCCTGCGGGCGTTTTGGCCCCGCCAGGCTGGCCTCGACGCTGCCCATGTCCAAGGCCAGGCTGTCGGTGAACACTGGCTCCTGGCCGGCGTTGCGCCACAGCCCCTGGGCCTTGGTGTAAGCCTCGACCAATTTGACGGTTTCAGCCGGGCGACCGGATAGACGCAGGTAGTCCAACGTCACGTCGTCCACCGGGAAAAAGCCGCAGGTGGCGCCATATTCCGGGGCCATATTGGCGATGGTGGCGCGGTCCGCCAGGGGCAGGTCGGCCAGGCCGTCGCCGTAGAATTCGACGAATTTGCCCACCACGCCTTTTTTACGCAGCATCTGGGTAACGGTCAGCACCAGGTCGGTGGCGGTAATGCCTTCTTTCAGCTTGCCAGTGAGCTTGAAGCCGATCACTTCCGGGATCAGCATCGATACCGGCTGCCCGAGCATCGCGGCTTCCGCTTCGATACCGCCCACGCCCCAGCCCAATACGCCAAGGCCGTTGATCATGGTGGTGTGGGAGTCAGTCCCGACCAGGGTGTCGGGGAACGCATAGGTACGGCCGTCTTCGTCCTTGGTCCACACGGTGCGGCCAAGGTATTCGAGGTTGACCTGATGGCAGATGCCGGTGCCCGGCGGCACCACGCTGAAGTTGTCGAAGGCGCTCTGGCCCCAGCGCAGGAAGGCATAGCGTTCGCCGTTGCGCTGCATTTCGATGTCGACGTTCTGTTCGAAGGCACGGGTAGTGCCAAACTTGTCGACCATCACCGAGTGGTCGATGACCAGGTCCACGGGGGAGAGCGGGTTGATACGTTGCGGGTCGCCACCGGCCTTGGCCACGGCAGCACGCATGGCGGCGAGGTCGACCACGGCGGGTACGCCGGTAAAGTCTTGCATCAATACCCGGGCCGGGCGGTACTGGATCTCTCGGTCGGACTGGCGCTCTTTGAGCCAGGCAGCGATGGCCTTGAGGTCGGTGCCGGTGACGGTCTTGTCGTCTTCCCAGCGCAGCAGGTTTTCCAGCAGCACTTTGAGGGACATCGGCAGCTTATCCAGGTCGCCCAGGCTCTTGGCGGCTTCGGGCAGGCTGAAATAGTGATAAGTCTTATCGTCGATTTGCAGGGTTTTAAGGGTTCTCAGGCTATCAAGGGATGACATTACATGACTCCTTATGGTCCGCACGGCTACGGACCTGACGGGACTAACAGAGCTATCAAACTAGCCCTGTTTTCAGTAGCTGGCTAATTACTGGACTCTATGGACAGAACCAAGGTTCCGAACTCGGCTATCATGCGCGCGTTTTCATGACAGGCATTGCGATAGCGCAAGTCAGTTGATTCACCAGGAGAGTCGATGAACACCCTTTTTATGCACTGCCGTCCGGGGTTTGAGGGCGAAGTCTGTTCCGAGATCGCGGAGCACGCCGCACGCCTGAATGTTTCGGGCTACGCCAAGGCCAAGACCGGCAGCGCCTGCGCCGAATTTGTCTGCACCGAAGAAGACGGCGCCCAGCGCCTGATGCACGGCCAGCGTTTTGCCGAGCTGATCTTCCCCAGGCAGTGGGCGCGCGGGGTATTTATCGATTTGCCGGAAACCGATCGCATCAGCGTGATCCTCACGCACCTGCGCGATTTCCCGGTGTGCGGCAGTGTGTGGCTGGAGATGGTCGATACCAACGATGGCAAGGAACTCTCGAACTTCTGCAAGAAATTCGAAGTGCACCTGCGCAAAGCCCTGTTGGGGGCCGGCAAGCTGGTGGACGACCCGAGCAAGCCGCGCCTGCTGCTGACCTTCAAGAGCGGCCGCGAAGTGTTCATGGGCCTGGCCGAGTCGAACAACTCGGCAATGTGGCCGATGGGCATCCCGCGCCTGAAATTCCCGCGTGACGCGCCCAGCCGCTCGACCCTGAAGCTGGAAGAGGCCTGGCACCACTTTATCCCCCGCGACCAGTGGGATGAGCGCCTGCATGGCGACATGACCGGTGTCGACCTCGGTGCCGCCCCCGGTGGCTGGACCTGGCAACTGGTGAACCGTGGCATGCTGGTGACCGCCATCGACAACGGCCCCATGGCCGAAAGCCTGATGGACACCGGCCTGGTGCAACACCTGATGGCTGACGGCTTCACTTTCGTGCCCAAGCAGCCCGTGGATTGGATGGTGTGCGACATCGTCGAGAAGCCGGCGCGCAACGCCGCGCTGCTGGAAACCTGGATCGGCGAAGGCTATTGCCGTGAGGCCGTGGTGAACCTGAAGTTGCCGATGAAGCAGCGTTACGCCGAGGTGAAGCGCCTGCTCGAACGCATCGAAGAGGGCTTCAAGGCGCGTGGTATTCGGGTGGAGATCGGCTGCAAGCAGCTGTACCACGACCGTGAAGAAGTGACCTGCCACCTGCGTCGGTTGGTGGATGTGAAGAAAACCAAGGCCCGCTAAACTGAGCGCCGGTTTCAGGAGTAGACAATGAGCGATATTTTCGACACCGCCGTTGATGGCACCCTCGACGCAACGGGCCTCAACTGCCCGGAGCCAGTGATGATGCTGCACCAGCACATCCGCGACCTGCCGCCTGGCGGCTTGCTCAAGGTGATCGCCACCGACCCGTCGACCCGCCGCGATATTCCCAAGTTCTGCGTATTTCTCGACCATGAACTGGTGGAGCAGCAGGAACGGGCCGGGACCTACCTGTACTGGATTCGCAAAAAGGTTGATTAAGCCCGTGCCTTGTCCAGGCGAATGCGCCGCCGCGCGCTGCGGGCCAGGCGCACCACCAGCATCCCCGCCGCGCAGCTGAGGCCGACGATCAGCCCCTGCCACAAGCCGCTGGGGCCGTTGGGCGCGCCCAGCCATTCGGTCAGCCCGAGGGCATAGCCGACCGGCAGGCCCACGCCCCAATAGGCAAACAACGTCAGCACCATGGTCACCCGCGTGTCCTGATACCCACGCAGGGCACCGGCGGCGGTGACCTGGATCGCATCGGAAAACTGGAACAGCGCGGCAAACACGATCAGCATCGATGCCACCTGTACCACCCGTGGGTCCGCTGTATAGATCGTGGCGATCTGCTCGCGAAACAGCAGCATCAGGCTGCACGACAGGCAGGCATAGGCCAGCGCAGTGCCCATGCCGACCCCGGCCGCGAAGCGTGCCTCTCGCGGTTCCCCGCGCCCCAGGGCCTGGCCGACGCGCACGGTGACCGCCATGCTCAGGGAGTAGGGGATCATGAACACCAGCGAACTGAAGTTCAGCGCGATCTGGTGCCCGGCCACCACGGTGGCGCCGAGGCTACCGATCAACAGGGCGATCACCGCGAAGATGCTCGATTCGGCAAAGATCGCAATACCGATCGGCAGGCCGATGGCCAGTACGCGCTTGATCACCGCCCACTGCGGCCAGTCGAAACGCTTGAACAACTCGCTGCTCTGATAGGCCGGCGCCCAACGGGTCCAGGCCGCCATGCCGAGCATCATTACCCACATCACGATTGCCGTGGCCCAGCCACAGCCGACGCCACCCATGGCCGGCACGCCAAAATGGCCGTAGATGAACACGTAGTTCAGCGGAATATTCAGCGCCAGCCCGCACAGGCCCATGACCATGCTGGGGCGCGTTCGGCCCAGGCCATCGCTGAAGCAGCGCAGCACGTAGTACAGTGCGACCGCTGGCATGCCCGAGGCGATGCCATGCAGGTACCCCATGCACGGCTTGATCAGCGCGGGGTCGACGTTCATCGCGTGCAGGATCGGTTCGGCGCTGATCAGCATCAGCAACGCGGTCAAGCCGACGATCAGCCCCAGCCACAATGATTGGCGCACCAGCGGGCCGATTTCGCGGAACGTGCCCGCGCCGAAGCGCTGGGCGACTTTGGGCGTGGTGGCCAGCAGGGTGCCGGTCATCAGCAGGAACACCGGAATCCAGATCGAGTTACCCAGGGCCACGGCCGCCAGGTCCATCGGGCTGACACGCCCGGCCATTACCGCATCGACAAAGCCCATGGCAGTGGTTGCCAGTTGGCCGATCATGATCGGCAGGGCCAGGGTCAGCAGGCTGCGCACCTCGCGGTTGATGCGGGCGGGGCGGGTGAGGGGGGCGGTGATGGCAGCGTTCACGTACGGGGTGTCCAGGAAAGAGCACAGGACGGCGGATTCTACGCCTTGACGCGATAGTCAGGAAAAAACCTGTGTTAGGGATTTGTAAACGATCCTCCAGGCACTCTTCACTCCTGGGATCCACGGTGTGACACCGAGCGCATCCCTGTACACTGCTGATCCGCGAAAGGAGCCTGCCATGCTGATTGTTGCCGACGAAAATATCCCGCTGCTCGATGCCTTCTTCGAAGGGTTTGGCGAAATTCGCCGGGTACCCGGGCGCTCCATTGACCGTGCCACGGTCGAGCAGGCCGATGTGCTGCTGGTACGTTCGGTCACCAACGTCAACCGCGCCCTGCTCGAAGGTTCGGCGGTGCGTTTTGTCGGCACCTGCACCATCGGCACCGACCACCTGGACCTCGATTACTTCAAGCAGGCCGCGATCCAGTGGTCCAGCGCCCCCGGCTGCAATGCTCGCGGCGTGGTGGACTACGTCCTTGGCAGCCTGCAAACCCTGGCCGAGATCGAAGGCGCCGACCTCAATCAACGCACCTACGGTGTGGTGGGTGCCGGTGAAGTCGGCGGTCGCCTGGTCAAGGTGCTCAAGGGCCTGGGCTGGAACGTGCTGGTGTGCGATCCGCCGCGGCAGATCGCCGAGGACGGTGACTACGTCAGCCTGGAACAGATCATCGAACAGTGCGACGTGATCAGCCTGCACACGCCACTGACCAAGTCCGGCAACGGTTCCACCTGGCACCTGCTGGACCGCCAGCGGCTCAACCGCCTCAAGCCTGGCACCTGGCTGATCAATGCCAGCCGTGGCCCGGTGGTCGACAACGCAGCCCTGCGCGACGTGCTGCTTGAACGCGAGGACCTGCAAGCGGTGCTGGATGTATGGGAGGGCGAGCCGGAAGTGGACGTCGACCTGGCTGACCTGTGCGTGCTGGCTACGCCGCATATCGCCGGCTACAGCCTGGATGGCAAGCAGCGTGGCACGGCGCAGATCTACCAGGCGTTCTGTGCGCATCTGGGCCAGGAAGCGAGCATTCAACTCAGCGATTTGCTGCCGCCGCCCTGGCTGGCCGAGGTGCACTTGAATGCATCGACCGATCCCGCCTGGGCTTTGGCGACGTTATGCCGCAGCGTGTATGACCCGCGTCGGGACGACGCAGATTTCCGGCGTAGCCTCGTAGGAACCGTCGAGGAGCAGCGCAAGGCATTTGACCTGTTGCGCAAGCACTACCCTGAGCGTCGCGAGATTGACGGCTTGAAGGTGCGCATCAACGGGGAGTCGGCGGTGTTGGCGAATATCGTCCAGGCATTGGGCGCAAGCGCCCTGTAGGAACACTGTTACTGTGGCGAGGGCGCCACCTCCCGTTGGACTGCGCAGCCGTCCCATTGTTTGGGGCCACTTCGCGGCTCAATGGGAGCCAGCAGCCTGGCCACAAAAAAACCGGCCACCAGGACCGGTTTTGAAAGAGTTCAGGCGCTTCAGCCTTGCTGCGCAGGCTTGACCAGGCGTTGTTCCAACTCGCGGCACGCTTGCTGGATCATCTCTTCGGTAATCTGCACTTCGTGGCCCTTGGCGTCGATGTACGAGCAAGGCAACTGCTGCGGTTGGCGGATCACTTCAATCTTGGCATCGCTGCTATTTTGCAAGGTCATAGCCTGTCTCCTCATCAGGTTGTGTACCTACTGTAAAACCCCCGCGTGACCGCGCTGTTACAACTCCTTGCACAATCATCGGTTCGAGCCCCCAGTCCAGCAGAAACCTCCGCGGATTTCCAGCGGGACGTTAGACCGATAGCCTCTAGGCATCAGTATCGGTGGGCATAATTAATCTGACTCATTGCTGTTACGAAAGTTGTTATTTGCCCAAGTTCCCCCCATGTGGTGTACACGTTCCTCAACGGTGATGCCCTCCATGTTCTCAGTCCGACAGCGCCGCGCGATTCGCCTGGCCAGCCGCTTTATCGCGCCCTACCGCTGGCAGGCCCTCGGTGCCCTGTTGGCGCTGATCGTTACCGCCGGCATCACTTTGTCCATGGGGCAGGGCATTCGCCTGCTGGTGGATCAGGGCTTCATGACCCAGTCGCCACACCTGCTCAACCAGTCCATCGGGCTGTTCATGATTCTGGTGCTGGGCCTGGCGATGGGTACGTTTGCACGCTTCTACCTGGTGTCGTGGATCGGCGAGCGGGTGGTGGCCGATATTCGTCGCCAGGTGTTCAATCACTTGATCTACCTGCACCCCGGCTTCTATGAAAACAACCGCAGTTCGGAAATACAGTCGCGACTCACCACCGACACCACCTTACTGCAATCGGTGATCGGCTCGTCGCTGTCACTGTTCCTGCGCAATGGGTTGATGGTCATCGGCGGCATCGTGTTGTTGTTCATCACCAACCCCAAGCTCACCAGCATCGTTGTGGTCGCACTGCCGTTGGTGCTGGCGCCGATCCTGATCTTTGGCCGCCGCGTACGCAGCCTCTCGCGCCTGAGCCAGGACCGCATCGCCGATGTAGGCAGTTATGTGTCCGAGACCCTCGGCCAGATCAAGACCGTACAGGCCTATAACCACCAGGTGCAGGACGAACGACGCTTTGCCGTGACCGTCGAGGAAGCGTTCAACACCGCACGCAAACGCATCGCCCAACGCGCCTGGTTGATCACCCTGGTGATCATGCTGGTGCTGGGGGCCGTGGGCGTGATGTTGTGGGTCGGCGGCATGGACGTGATCAGTGGGCGCATTTCCGGCGGCGAGCTGGCGGCGTTCGTGTTCTACAGCCTGATTGTGGGCAGCGCCGTCGGCACCCTCAGCGAAGTGCTCGGCGAACTGCAGCGCGCTGCCGGTGCGGCGGAGCGAATCGGCGAGTTGTTGCAGTCGAGCAACGATATCCGGGCTCCCGCCACCGGCACGGTGCAGTTGCCGGCGCGGGTCAGCGGCCGCATGGAACTGCAAGACCTGCGCTTTTCCTACCCCTCGCGGCCGGACAGCTACGCCATCGACGGGTTGAGCCTGACCATCAACCCCGGTGAAACCCTGGCGCTGGTGGGGCCGTCCGGTGCCGGCAAGTCGACGATTTTCGATCTGTTGCTGCGCTTTTACGACCCCCAACAAGGCCGCATCCTGCTCGAAGGCCACCCCTTGACCGAGCTGGACCCGCTGGACCTGCGCCGCCACTTCGCCCTGGTGTCGCAAAGCCCGGCGCTGTTCTTCGGCAGCGTCGAGGAGAACATCCGCTACGGCAACCCGGCGGCGACCCGTGAGCAGGTCGAAGCCGCGGCCCGTATTGCCCACGCCCATGATTTCATCCTGCAAATGCCCGACGGCTACCAGACCCACCTCGGCGACGGCGGCATGGGCCTTTCCGGCGGCCAACGACAACGCCTGGCCATCGCCCGCGCATTGCTGGTGGACGCGCCGATCCTGCTGCTGGACGAAGCCACCAGCGCCCTCGATGCGCAGAGTGAACACCTGATCCAGCAGGCGTTGCCGCAATTGATGCAGGGCCGTACCACGCTGGTGATCGCGCATCGCCTGGCCACGGTGAAGAACGCCGATCGGATTGCGGTGATGGACCAGGGCAAGCTGGTAGCGGTGGGTACGCATCAGCAGTTGATTGCGAACAATCCGCTGTATACGCGGTTGGCGGCGTTGCAGTTCAGTGACGCCGTAGATGTCGCAAAAAACCAGGCCTAGCGTGATTGTTGTGGACAGGGGGGGCAGGCCTGTTGTGGCAACCGGGCTTGTTGTGGCGAGCGTGCGTGTTGTGGCGAGCGGGCTTGCCCCGCGTTGGGCTGCGAAGCAGCCCCAAAACCTGGCGATTTAATATGCCTGGATAAACGCGGTGGCCTTATTGGGGCCGCTTCGCAGCCCAACGCGGGGCAAGCCCGCTCGCCACAACAAGCCCGCTCGCCAAGCCCCAAACAGACGCCGGATAGATTTAAGCAAGCCAACCACATCGCCCGTTAATCAGTATTGCAAAAATGGGGGGACCATAGATTTTTTAAGCGTTACCTGATATCAGGCGTTGCTTACAGCGCCAGGTCAGACGCTGGCTTGCTCGGCGCGGCCGCAGGCTTGGCAGCCTCGGTGGCTTTTGGAGCAGTCAGTTGCGGAATCGCAGGCGGTGGGGTCAGTTGCAGGATACCGGCGGTGTAGGCCCATTCCTTGGCAACAGCCTCAGGACTGTCGTTCAGCTTGGTGCCGTAGCTTGGCACGATCTGGTGCAGTTTTGTCTGCCACTCAGGGGTCGCAACCTTGTCCTTGAACACTTTCTGCAGCACGGTCAGCATGATCGGCGCCGCAGTCGATGCGCCTGGCGATGCACCCAACAGGCCGGCAATGGTGTTGTCGGCGGAGCTGACCACTTCGGTACCGAGTTTCAGGACGCCGCCCTGCTCTTCGTCACGCTTGATGATCTGCACGCGCTGACCGGCTTGCCACAGGCGCCAGTCTTCTTTCTTGGCGTTCGGGAAGTACTCTTTCAGGGCGTTGTAGCGGTCGTCATCCGACAGCATCAGTTGGCCGGCAAGGTACTCGACCAGCGGGTATTCACGAATACCGACTTTGGTCATTGGCCAGATGTTGTGGGTGGTGGTGCTGGTCAGCAGGTCCAGGTACGAGCCTTCTTTCAAGAACTTGGTCGAGAAGGTTGCGAATGG
This genomic window contains:
- the pdxB gene encoding 4-phosphoerythronate dehydrogenase PdxB, producing MLIVADENIPLLDAFFEGFGEIRRVPGRSIDRATVEQADVLLVRSVTNVNRALLEGSAVRFVGTCTIGTDHLDLDYFKQAAIQWSSAPGCNARGVVDYVLGSLQTLAEIEGADLNQRTYGVVGAGEVGGRLVKVLKGLGWNVLVCDPPRQIAEDGDYVSLEQIIEQCDVISLHTPLTKSGNGSTWHLLDRQRLNRLKPGTWLINASRGPVVDNAALRDVLLEREDLQAVLDVWEGEPEVDVDLADLCVLATPHIAGYSLDGKQRGTAQIYQAFCAHLGQEASIQLSDLLPPPWLAEVHLNASTDPAWALATLCRSVYDPRRDDADFRRSLVGTVEEQRKAFDLLRKHYPERREIDGLKVRINGESAVLANIVQALGASAL
- the rlmM gene encoding 23S rRNA (cytidine(2498)-2'-O)-methyltransferase RlmM: MNTLFMHCRPGFEGEVCSEIAEHAARLNVSGYAKAKTGSACAEFVCTEEDGAQRLMHGQRFAELIFPRQWARGVFIDLPETDRISVILTHLRDFPVCGSVWLEMVDTNDGKELSNFCKKFEVHLRKALLGAGKLVDDPSKPRLLLTFKSGREVFMGLAESNNSAMWPMGIPRLKFPRDAPSRSTLKLEEAWHHFIPRDQWDERLHGDMTGVDLGAAPGGWTWQLVNRGMLVTAIDNGPMAESLMDTGLVQHLMADGFTFVPKQPVDWMVCDIVEKPARNAALLETWIGEGYCREAVVNLKLPMKQRYAEVKRLLERIEEGFKARGIRVEIGCKQLYHDREEVTCHLRRLVDVKKTKAR
- the tusA gene encoding sulfurtransferase TusA yields the protein MSDIFDTAVDGTLDATGLNCPEPVMMLHQHIRDLPPGGLLKVIATDPSTRRDIPKFCVFLDHELVEQQERAGTYLYWIRKKVD
- a CDS encoding PA1571 family protein, whose protein sequence is MTLQNSSDAKIEVIRQPQQLPCSYIDAKGHEVQITEEMIQQACRELEQRLVKPAQQG
- a CDS encoding MATE family efflux transporter encodes the protein MNAAITAPLTRPARINREVRSLLTLALPIMIGQLATTAMGFVDAVMAGRVSPMDLAAVALGNSIWIPVFLLMTGTLLATTPKVAQRFGAGTFREIGPLVRQSLWLGLIVGLTALLMLISAEPILHAMNVDPALIKPCMGYLHGIASGMPAVALYYVLRCFSDGLGRTRPSMVMGLCGLALNIPLNYVFIYGHFGVPAMGGVGCGWATAIVMWVMMLGMAAWTRWAPAYQSSELFKRFDWPQWAVIKRVLAIGLPIGIAIFAESSIFAVIALLIGSLGATVVAGHQIALNFSSLVFMIPYSLSMAVTVRVGQALGRGEPREARFAAGVGMGTALAYACLSCSLMLLFREQIATIYTADPRVVQVASMLIVFAALFQFSDAIQVTAAGALRGYQDTRVTMVLTLFAYWGVGLPVGYALGLTEWLGAPNGPSGLWQGLIVGLSCAAGMLVVRLARSARRRIRLDKARA
- a CDS encoding ABC transporter transmembrane domain-containing protein gives rise to the protein MPSMFSVRQRRAIRLASRFIAPYRWQALGALLALIVTAGITLSMGQGIRLLVDQGFMTQSPHLLNQSIGLFMILVLGLAMGTFARFYLVSWIGERVVADIRRQVFNHLIYLHPGFYENNRSSEIQSRLTTDTTLLQSVIGSSLSLFLRNGLMVIGGIVLLFITNPKLTSIVVVALPLVLAPILIFGRRVRSLSRLSQDRIADVGSYVSETLGQIKTVQAYNHQVQDERRFAVTVEEAFNTARKRIAQRAWLITLVIMLVLGAVGVMLWVGGMDVISGRISGGELAAFVFYSLIVGSAVGTLSEVLGELQRAAGAAERIGELLQSSNDIRAPATGTVQLPARVSGRMELQDLRFSYPSRPDSYAIDGLSLTINPGETLALVGPSGAGKSTIFDLLLRFYDPQQGRILLEGHPLTELDPLDLRRHFALVSQSPALFFGSVEENIRYGNPAATREQVEAAARIAHAHDFILQMPDGYQTHLGDGGMGLSGGQRQRLAIARALLVDAPILLLDEATSALDAQSEHLIQQALPQLMQGRTTLVIAHRLATVKNADRIAVMDQGKLVAVGTHQQLIANNPLYTRLAALQFSDAVDVAKNQA
- the acnA gene encoding aconitate hydratase AcnA, which produces MSSLDSLRTLKTLQIDDKTYHYFSLPEAAKSLGDLDKLPMSLKVLLENLLRWEDDKTVTGTDLKAIAAWLKERQSDREIQYRPARVLMQDFTGVPAVVDLAAMRAAVAKAGGDPQRINPLSPVDLVIDHSVMVDKFGTTRAFEQNVDIEMQRNGERYAFLRWGQSAFDNFSVVPPGTGICHQVNLEYLGRTVWTKDEDGRTYAFPDTLVGTDSHTTMINGLGVLGWGVGGIEAEAAMLGQPVSMLIPEVIGFKLTGKLKEGITATDLVLTVTQMLRKKGVVGKFVEFYGDGLADLPLADRATIANMAPEYGATCGFFPVDDVTLDYLRLSGRPAETVKLVEAYTKAQGLWRNAGQEPVFTDSLALDMGSVEASLAGPKRPQDRVSLPNVGQAFSDFLDLQFKPTNKEEGRLESEGGGGVAVGNADLVGETDYEDDGHTYRLKNGAVVIAAITSCTNTSNPSVMMAAGLVAKKAVEKGLTRKPWVKTSLAPGSKVVTDYYKAAGLTQYLDKLGFDLVGYGCTTCIGNSGPLPEPIEKAIQKADLAVASVLSGNRNFEGRVHPLVKTNWLASPPLVVAYALAGTVRIDISSEPLGNDQDGNPVYLKDIWPSSQEIADAVAQVSTVMFHKEYAEVFAGDEQWQAIEVPQAATYVWQKDSTYIQHPPFFDDIGGPLPVIKDIKSANVLALLGDSVTTDHISPAGNIKADSPAGRYLREQGVEPRDFNSYGSRRGNHEVMMRGTFANIRIRNEMLGGEEGGNTLYIPTGEKMSIYDAAMQYQASGTPLVVIAGQEYGTGSSRDWAAKGTNLLGVKAVIAESFERIHRSNLVGMGVLPLQFKLDQNRKALKLTGKEKIDILGLTNVEIVPRMNLTLVITREDGSSEKVEVLCRIDTLNEVEYFKAGGILHYVLRQLIAS